In a single window of the Coffea eugenioides isolate CCC68of chromosome 3, Ceug_1.0, whole genome shotgun sequence genome:
- the LOC113767067 gene encoding LOW QUALITY PROTEIN: oil body-associated protein 1A-like (The sequence of the model RefSeq protein was modified relative to this genomic sequence to represent the inferred CDS: inserted 1 base in 1 codon), which yields MEGETVSTQPEVPGEPTQTSTALLETATATLQGFGPVNKIHQHLCAFHFYAHDMTRQVEAHHFCGHQNEDFRQCLIYDKPDDDGKLIGLEYIISEELYLTLPDNEKXFWHTHEFEVKGGYLFMPGVPGPIQRQDLEKVCKTYGKTIHFWQIDRGDSLPLGIPQVMMALTRDGQLYPNLAQDVESRFGISFAKERENRAYMTGPAHGLHPLGNAAGRGLQTVLREVDCKPVESVPSVFV from the exons ATGGAAGGTGAGACTGTGTCAACCCAGCCGGAGGTTCCCGGGGAGCCAACTCAGACCAGCACTGCCCTTCTTGAAACTGCCACCGCCACTCTTCAGGGCTTTGGTCCTGTTAACAAAATCCACCAGCACCTCTGCGC ATTCCATTTCTATGCGCATGACATGACAAGGCAAGTGGAGGCACACCACTTTTGCGGGCATCAAAATGAGGATTTTAGGCAGTGTTTGATATATGATAAGCCTGATGATGATGGTAAACTCATTGGCTTAGAGTACATAATCTCTGAGGAATTATACTTGACTTTGCCTGATAATGAGA CCTTTTGGCACACTCACGAGTTCGAGGTAAAGGGTGGCTACCTCTTCATGCCTGGTGTTCCTGGCCCTATTCAAAGGCAAGATCTTGAAAAGGTTTGCAAAACCTATGGCAAAACTATCCACTTTTGGCAAATTGATAGAGGTGATAGTCTCCCTCTTGGAATTCCCCAGGTTATGATGGCTCTTACTAGGGATGGCCAGCTCTATCCCAATCTTGCCCAag ATGTGGAGAGTCGTTTTGGCATCTCATTTGCCAAGGAGAGGGAAAACCGGGCATACATGACTGGACCCGCTCATGGGTTGCATCCCCTTGGAAATGCAGCCGGTAGAGGGTTGCAGACTGTACTGAGAGAAGTTGATTGCAAACCGGTTGAATCAGTTCCAAGCGTCTTTGTCTAA